The following are from one region of the Arcobacter defluvii genome:
- a CDS encoding sulfite exporter TauE/SafE family protein, with the protein MIFELFSFGLIAGFMSGFFGIGGGTILVPILVLAGFVMKEAVAISIMQMVFSSIYGSFLNVKKAKNVLKDGLIIGLGGFVGGLQSGFIVKNVTNEFLQYVFIAVLIFSIIRIFYSPAERTNEDTKEQHRIVLFIIGFFIGAIAMSIGIGGSIILAPILVGFLRYDLKIATSLGLFFVIFSSIAGFISQSIQGLMLYHEGTIIGIASLIGVYFGIKAKHLVKATSYKKYVLLLSIGVLIIMIYKTI; encoded by the coding sequence TTGATATTTGAGCTTTTCTCGTTTGGATTGATTGCGGGATTTATGTCTGGTTTTTTTGGAATTGGGGGAGGAACGATACTTGTTCCTATACTTGTATTAGCTGGTTTTGTTATGAAAGAAGCTGTAGCTATATCTATTATGCAAATGGTTTTTTCTTCAATCTATGGCTCTTTTTTAAATGTAAAAAAAGCTAAAAATGTTTTAAAAGATGGACTTATTATAGGTCTAGGAGGCTTTGTAGGAGGTCTTCAAAGTGGATTTATAGTAAAAAATGTCACTAATGAATTTTTACAATATGTATTTATTGCTGTTTTAATTTTCTCAATAATCAGAATATTTTATTCTCCTGCTGAAAGAACAAATGAAGATACAAAAGAACAACATAGAATTGTTCTTTTTATTATAGGTTTCTTTATTGGTGCAATTGCTATGAGTATTGGTATTGGTGGTTCAATAATTTTAGCTCCAATTTTAGTTGGATTTTTAAGATATGATTTAAAAATAGCAACTTCTTTAGGTCTATTTTTTGTAATTTTTTCTTCAATAGCTGGTTTTATTTCTCAATCAATACAAGGATTAATGCTTTACCATGAAGGAACTATCATAGGTATTGCTTCACTTATTGGAGTATATTTTGGAATAAAAGCAAAACATCTCGTAAAAGCAACTTCATATAAAAAATATGTTTTACTTTTAAGTATTGGTGTTTTAATAATTATGATTTATAAAACAATTTAA
- the cysE gene encoding serine O-acetyltransferase, which produces MTNDEINGNIENISLWQQIKEDFSVPKLNDPALDSSFELFFNYPGVWAIINHRIANRLYNNGWKKLARALVGICSLFTKTDIHPAATIGRRVFIDHAIGVVIGATTIVEDDVLIYQGVTLGGVSLNKGKRHPTIKSNVVIGSGAKVLGNITIGQNSKIGANSVVVCDVPENSTAVGVPAKIIKKDNKNCKLAHGDLPDINKEMFKYLLERIHVLEVALKEEDGIDVSEKDEKLETDYNNFIEAMNSIKKA; this is translated from the coding sequence ATGACGAATGATGAAATAAATGGAAATATAGAAAATATCTCTTTATGGCAACAGATAAAAGAAGATTTTTCTGTTCCAAAGTTAAATGACCCAGCACTTGATTCAAGTTTTGAATTATTTTTTAATTATCCAGGTGTTTGGGCTATTATCAATCATAGAATAGCAAATAGGCTTTATAATAATGGTTGGAAAAAATTAGCACGAGCACTTGTAGGAATCTGCTCTCTTTTTACAAAAACTGATATACATCCAGCTGCAACTATTGGAAGAAGAGTTTTTATTGATCATGCAATTGGAGTTGTAATTGGTGCAACAACTATTGTTGAAGATGATGTTCTAATTTACCAAGGAGTAACTCTTGGAGGAGTTAGTTTAAACAAAGGTAAACGACATCCCACTATAAAATCGAATGTTGTTATAGGAAGTGGAGCAAAAGTTTTAGGAAATATCACTATTGGACAAAACTCAAAAATTGGAGCAAATTCAGTTGTAGTTTGTGATGTACCTGAAAATTCAACAGCTGTTGGAGTTCCTGCTAAGATTATCAAAAAAGATAATAAAAATTGTAAATTAGCTCATGGTGATTTACCAGATATCAATAAAGAGATGTTTAAATACTTACTAGAAAGAATCCATGTTCTTGAAGTTGCATTAAAAGAAGAAGATGGTATTGATGTAAGTGAAAAAGATGAAAAACTTGAAACAGATTATAATAATTTTATTGAAGCAATGAATTCAATCAAAAAGGCTTAA
- a CDS encoding helix-turn-helix transcriptional regulator, producing the protein MLNLPEIATEEEINIFFEQISRNVKRLRIERKFSQLEVALSIGQKSSGFYANTENNAHNKHFNLVHLYKLSKLFEVSIEEFFKEIK; encoded by the coding sequence ATGTTGAATTTGCCAGAAATAGCCACTGAAGAAGAAATAAATATCTTTTTTGAACAAATATCAAGAAATGTAAAAAGATTACGTATAGAAAGAAAGTTTAGTCAACTAGAAGTTGCATTATCCATAGGTCAGAAATCTTCAGGATTTTATGCTAATACAGAAAATAATGCTCATAATAAGCATTTTAATTTAGTACATTTATATAAGTTATCAAAATTATTTGAAGTGTCAATTGAAGAGTTTTTTAAAGAGATAAAATAA